Proteins found in one Paenibacillus sp. FSL R10-2782 genomic segment:
- a CDS encoding MsnO8 family LLM class oxidoreductase: MGSQSIPAKSLMLGVLDMVPLLPGNRPEQAVQWAGELARRAEAWGYTRYWTSEHHDMKGLASSSPEVLLAHIGAVTRQIKLGAGAILLPHYSPVKVAEWFHLLAALYPGRVELGLGRAPGGGPHASMALSGNFLQHVAELPQTMEALLALLEGTYEYEQVSVFARPMPEQPPALWMLGTNRKSAEYAARYATGYVFGQFMSEQDTGEMLSMYRSGFQPSKRMDKPRTMVAVGAICASTDEQAQRWAAQITMGDPAMRANWLVGTPADVAERLHSLQVEYDNDEFLLVTPIPDYEQRLQSYRLIAEAIKSSCDSK, from the coding sequence ATGGGTTCCCAGTCTATACCTGCCAAATCACTGATGCTGGGGGTACTCGATATGGTGCCGTTGTTGCCCGGAAATCGACCGGAGCAGGCCGTTCAATGGGCAGGAGAGCTGGCAAGACGTGCGGAAGCATGGGGCTATACGCGCTACTGGACCTCGGAGCATCACGATATGAAGGGGCTGGCTTCCTCCAGTCCGGAAGTGCTGCTGGCTCACATCGGGGCAGTGACCCGGCAAATCAAGCTGGGGGCAGGCGCTATTTTGCTTCCGCATTATAGTCCGGTCAAGGTCGCAGAATGGTTTCATCTGCTGGCGGCTCTATATCCGGGCAGAGTCGAGTTGGGTCTCGGGAGAGCACCCGGTGGAGGGCCACATGCGTCGATGGCGCTGAGCGGCAACTTTCTCCAGCATGTGGCTGAACTGCCACAGACGATGGAAGCGTTGCTGGCTTTGCTGGAAGGCACATACGAGTATGAGCAGGTGTCCGTGTTTGCCCGCCCGATGCCTGAACAGCCACCTGCGCTGTGGATGCTGGGTACAAACCGTAAAAGTGCCGAATACGCCGCACGGTATGCAACTGGCTATGTGTTCGGTCAATTTATGAGTGAGCAGGATACGGGAGAAATGCTGAGCATGTACCGTTCCGGCTTTCAGCCGTCCAAACGAATGGACAAGCCGCGTACGATGGTTGCTGTAGGAGCCATATGCGCCTCAACGGATGAACAGGCGCAGCGGTGGGCTGCACAGATTACGATGGGTGACCCTGCGATGCGGGCTAATTGGCTGGTGGGAACACCAGCGGATGTTGCCGAACGGTTGCACAGCTTGCAGGTTGAGTACGATAATGATGAATTTTTGCTGGTCACACCCATTCCAGATTATGAGCAGCGGCTTCAATCCTACCGCCTTATAGCGGAGGCGATAAAGTCTAGCTGTGATTCCAAATGA